The sequence below is a genomic window from Candidatus Rokuibacteriota bacterium.
CTTTGAGATGCCCCGGAGCCACCGCCCCCGCGCCCGTGAGCGGAACCAGCGGGTTCACCACGACTATGAGCTCGGCCCCGAGGTCGATCGCCAGGTCGGCGTGCGCAGCGTACCCGACCCCGCCGTCCACGTAGTCGCGATCCCGGATCGTGTAGGGCTCGAAGAAGCCCGGGATCGCGGAGGAGGCTGCGATGGCCTGCGAGATCGGGACCTCGGTGAGCGCCCCGAGACCGAAGACCACGCGCTCGGCCCGGTCCAGGTCCACCGCGGGGATCACCAGGGTTCGCGGCAGCGTGCGGAAGTCGTTGGAGAGCCCCTTCGCCTCGAAGGTCTTCCGCATGTAGGTCTCGAGCTGCTCCAGGGAGAAAAACCCGGCCGGCAGCTCCCCCTGGGCCCTCGAGAGGAGGTCGGGGACCGAGCTCCGGAACCCGGACAGCAGGTTCTTCGCGACAGCCCAGAGGAGCCGCCCGAAGCGTCGACCGGCCCGGCCGAACGAGCGCCGGTCATACACGGACCCCTGGTGGAAGTTCATGGGGTCGGGCAGCCCCTGGTCCAGGATCCGGTAGAGCTCGTTGGGCCGGATGCCATTGGCCATGAGCGAGGCCACAACGGAGCCGGCGCTCACCCCGACATAGATGTCGAAGGCGTTGGCCCTGAAGCCCGGGAGGGACTCGTCGAGCGCGGTCAGCACCCCGACCTCGTACATCCCGCCGATCACGCCCCCGCCAACCAGGGCGAGAGCCCGCTTGGCGGGGCGCCGCCGCCAGAGCCTGCTCATCCACTCAAACACGG
It includes:
- a CDS encoding patatin-like phospholipase family protein, yielding MASPVFEWMSRLWRRRPAKRALALVGGGVIGGMYEVGVLTALDESLPGFRANAFDIYVGVSAGSVVASLMANGIRPNELYRILDQGLPDPMNFHQGSVYDRRSFGRAGRRFGRLLWAVAKNLLSGFRSSVPDLLSRAQGELPAGFFSLEQLETYMRKTFEAKGLSNDFRTLPRTLVIPAVDLDRAERVVFGLGALTEVPISQAIAASSAIPGFFEPYTIRDRDYVDGGVGYAAHADLAIDLGAELIVVVNPLVPLTGAGAVAPGHLKEQGLYSILEQSSRITSQNLLELGLRELQLKHPRLEIFLLQPEAKESPLFGPSMGFEASRAALRFGYASTRAWLAARGDAFMRRFRLAQGAPAPVPPSSSRRAEGPSQEPASHEPTPRA